The following is a genomic window from Sphingobacterium spiritivorum.
GTCTACCATAAAAGAAATATTAGGTTTATCAGCGAATAGGGAATCCAAAACAGCTTTCTGCTCTTTGATCTCCTCTAGCTCATTTAGCTTTCTGACGACAGCCTCTACGCTACAACCATCTGCTTTGGCAATATGCGCAATAGCCACATTTTTAGTTTTGGATTTATCACTTCCGCCTGAACCGCCCGAATTACAGGATGACAATAGCAATACAAAGAAAAAAGACAGGGTTATGATTTTTGTCATAATAAGTGTGAATTAGATTTTACAGCTGTAAATATTGGTATAATCAAAAGATTCCGATTTTAAAACTGACGCATAAAGTGTTGTATAACATCCGGGAAAAACAGAACCGTTAACAGTAATCCAGCCAGGGCACCAAAAAGATGGGCACTATGATTAATTCCGTCATTTGCTTTTCTGGAAGCCCAGTAACTGTAGCCCATAAACAATACAGCAAACAAATATGCTTTCATAGGAATGACAAAGAATATACCCAGCTCAGCCTGAGGATCAAACAGGATATAACCAAATAATACCGCGCTTATTGCACCGGATGCGCCCAGACTATAATATCCGGGATTGTTCTTTTGCTGTAAGATTGTTGGTATATCACTCAGAACAAGACTGAACAGGTAAAGGATTGCAAACAAAAAATGTCCCCATGCACTGATTCCCGCGAAAATAGATTCCAGTCCGAATCCAAAATAGTAAAAGGTGATCATATTGAAGAGCAGGTGTCCCCAATCTTTGTGGATAAGTCCACTGGTAAAGATCGTATAAACACGATGCTTACGGTATACACTATAAGGATGCAACATCAATTTACCAAAAAGATGTTGATTTGAGAACAGATAAAGGCTAAGCCCGATAGTGAGAATAAAAATCACACTGGACACAGGTGATTGTATAAAGTAGTTGAAATTTTCCATGCTAAAATCTGTCCTCCAACATGAATACATATAATTCCTTTGGACCATGTGCACCCAACACCAGCATCTTCTCTATATCTGCTGTACGGCTTGGCCCCGTAATAGTGGTAATCATTGTCGGGAGACGATCTCCGTATTTTTGTTTTATTCCATTAAGCGCATGTTTTACATCCATCACCAATTGGGAGGCTTTGGCAATAACGATATGTACAGGCGGATAAATGCTCAGCCGACGTCCCCCTGCATTTGCATTGGAGATCATAATACTTCCATTCCTTGCAATTAAAGCTTCGCAAGCAGTAATGCCCACCTGCGCCTGTTCCAAATTCTGATCATCTGTCATTAGTGGGAAGCCGTATTGTCCCAGGAGTTGTTTGATACTCTCTTCCCAACCGTAGATTCGTGTTACATTCTGCTGCTCTGCAAATGCAATCAGATTTTCAATCAGGTTAATCTCTCCATCGCAATACACAAATTTGCCTGATATAGCTGTAAATTCACGCGCAAAAGTTACATCCAAGGACTCTTCCTCATCTTTGTACAACGGTGAATCTTCAAAATCAGGATGAGGATTTTCTCTTTTCTGTAAAAGAGCCTGCCGAATTTTCTTCAGCATTTTTTCTTTTGCGGTCGTATTCTTGATGTTCATTTGAGAAGTATTGACGGCTATAAAAAACGATGTACCGTAAGCAAAGCTACAGTACATCGCGATCAGTTTTATTTAATTACGAATTAGGGGAATCCTGGTTTTTTTGATCAGCAATTCCTTCTGCAGACTCTTCCGGTATAGGAGGAATCGGCAATTGGGTCTGCGGAACACCAGAAGATTTTCCGTTTACAAATTCGTCATAAGTTGTTCTGTTTACAAAAGGACGTTTACCCAGAATCTCTTCCAGATCAGACTGGAATAAGAT
Proteins encoded in this region:
- a CDS encoding rhomboid family intramembrane serine protease is translated as MENFNYFIQSPVSSVIFILTIGLSLYLFSNQHLFGKLMLHPYSVYRKHRVYTIFTSGLIHKDWGHLLFNMITFYYFGFGLESIFAGISAWGHFLFAILYLFSLVLSDIPTILQQKNNPGYYSLGASGAISAVLFGYILFDPQAELGIFFVIPMKAYLFAVLFMGYSYWASRKANDGINHSAHLFGALAGLLLTVLFFPDVIQHFMRQF
- a CDS encoding LutC/YkgG family protein — protein: MNIKNTTAKEKMLKKIRQALLQKRENPHPDFEDSPLYKDEEESLDVTFAREFTAISGKFVYCDGEINLIENLIAFAEQQNVTRIYGWEESIKQLLGQYGFPLMTDDQNLEQAQVGITACEALIARNGSIMISNANAGGRRLSIYPPVHIVIAKASQLVMDVKHALNGIKQKYGDRLPTMITTITGPSRTADIEKMLVLGAHGPKELYVFMLEDRF